GGATGATCTTTATCCTGTCTCCCAGATTTTGATATTAACGAAGGGGATCTAAAACGGTGTTCAAATGTGCGGTTCTTGTTTACCAAAGATGTGCCAAGGCTTGCATCAGCATGTCACTTCGGCCCCTGTGCTTGAATTTTTCACATTTAGGTAAATCTGTATAACTGGGTGAACAAATGTATAAATCTTGGTCATTCGAGGTACATGAGTATGAGTCACATGATACCTTAGCTGCGTCTAAATCTGTGTGATCAGTATTTCAAGTCATTGGAGAATTAATATTCTTTGATCTGAAGAAATTTTCACATATGCCTTTGAGTACTTTTTACAAGCTCTAAATATATCTTAATTAGCAATTGCATGGTCAAACTTTATTTTAAATAGGATCTAAGTGCCACATTATAGTTACTGCCTAAGTTCAATTTAGTCCTCTTTCTTTGTTATTTACCCACTTCTACAATTGTGGAGGCCTAAGTGTGCAGTTCTCAAATTTAGGGGATCAAGTGACATGGCCGTGCACCTGTGGTGTGTTCTGCTCTTTTTCAGTCTTAGGAATATTTCATTGTATGTTGTCTAAGTTGGCATATTTGTTGTTTTGGTGCACAGGCTGGGCATGATTTATTGAAGTATGGGTCGTTTGAAGGGAGGGACGCAGGAAGGCTCTGAATGGAAGCCAAAGAATAAACATCGCTCCATATGCTTACACTCATTTTCTGATCTGTCACATGTGTCCGCAGCTACTTTTATGTATCTCTTGAAGGACTGCTACCTATATGGTAATACTTCTTTCCTTCATGTTATCCTTAAATTTCCATGCATGTGGTGCTTCTGTTATCTACTATCATTATTTTGTTGCTGAAATGTCTTTTGTAAGCCCTGTGGCAACTAGTTTTGTAGACTAATGAAAACAgaatcttccaaaacaaacagaaATTATGTTAGGAAGTATAGCGGCTGTGCAATTTGGAATGATTGGGATAAGGTAAAGTTTACCATTGCAATACAGCACATGATCTTGAATTCTTTTGCTTTTCAAACATTGTGCAATTTATGCCTAGCCAAATAAAAGCTGTAGTTATCTACTCTGTCACAGATGTACTATTGCCTTGAGCCTGATCTTCTCGTTTATGTACTTACACTTTTCAATTTTCATACCTCTGACCTTTTGTAAGCTGTAATTTAGGAACCCACAAAGCAACCCCAAAGTTCAGGGTCCTTCATCAGCAAGTTAAGGGAGCATTAAATAATGGTCCTCAGCCAGGCCCATTCACATACATTGTTCAATGCATGTACATTATACCTTTGTTGGGCCAAAGTCATGCTGAAGGGTTCAGCCATATGCTGATATCTTCTCTCAGGCATTTGAAATCCGTGGAGTCAGTGCAGAAGGATTTCATTGATGCAAAGTGTCTTGCTGCACAACTTGTTCTCGATATCCTTGCTTCTGTTGTACCCCATGAAGAACGCATACTGGTTAAACTTCTTGAGACATTTGATATCGAGTTGAAAGATATGGCCCATGCTTTGTGTGGTTCAGAGTTGGGTGATGAAGATCTAACTAAAACAAGAGAACATCTTAAGCAGTACGTGCAGTCCTTTATGAAATCAGAATCCTATGTCACTGCTGTGGCCCTGATGACACGCTTTAACATCCAATGTTGCGACGAGTCCTTTCTCATAAAACTGATTGGAAGTAATCAACTCAAGGCAGCAGAGGAGTGGGCAGCTTTCATGGGGAAAGAAATGATCATTTTGATAATTCAAAAGTACCTAGATATTAAAATGCTGAAGAGCGCAAATGAGTTGGTGAAACAATATGATCTTACAGAAGAGTTCCCAGATGTTAATTATTTGTATAAAGAGAGGTGACTTCCCAGTTACTCAATGGGAACTGATTATAGGATATATTGTTTAGTGCATATTATTTATAATTATTATGGAATCTTTGTATTTACAGTTCGCTGAAGAAGCTGGCAGAGAAAGGGTGTTGGGAAGTTGCAGAAGTCCGTGCCAAGAAGGAAACGAAGCTAATGGAATACCTGGTAACTTGCATCCACATTATGACAATAAATTTTATGGATGTGTTTGCTGTTTATACATGCCCTAGGCATGATGATGATGGTATTTGCATCAGTAGAAGGTCCAGTTCATTTGATTAAGAATAGCTTCATATACACCATTACCTTTTTTCATGGGATGAAGTGGGTAGGAGAATGCCTCTTCTGTTATGTGGGACATTTATGATGATTTTTGCAAGCTGATCCTCATCTACTATAGGATGAATACATTTTTTGCTGATAATATCTGTGTATTGTAATAGGTGATTGTATCgtattggttgtgttgtgtacagGTCTATCTTGCTATGGAAGCTGGCTATATGGAGAAGGTTGATGAGCTTTGCGAACGATATTCTCTTGAAGGTTATGTCAATTCTTTGGGTAAGCTAATACCTATGATGTTATTGATACAACATTAAGCTATAGAGCTATATTCTGTTTATTTGCTGTTCATTCTCTTTGGGGTATTATAAACACCTAGCTTCTATTCTAGGACAGCTTCACACCTATATCTGTATAAAAGCCACCCCGGTCATATTTCCTTAGGGTCATATAATACTTATCTACTCAGTAGAATGATTGAACTACATGTTTAATGTACAAATTTCCCCAAAACTACAGATTCGAGGGTCAATTCAAAGATCTACAAATTGATGGACAGTTAAAACACCAACCTATTGATTCATAGATGATATAGACTTAGAAATTTGGCATGCAGGTTTATTTGTCAATTCATATATGATATAGACTTACAAATAATGGCAAGTTAACTAATTTATCTTATAAGGGCTGTATTAATAAAGTATAACAAATACTTAAAAATAGCATTTTTACCAATCCAAAGAAATGAAGAGGCAGCACCAATCCTCgaagataaagtgaatgcatgctgACGGGTGGATGTGAAGTTAACATACAAGTCAtcaaaaggaggatgatatagtcTTTGAACTTTATGCATCCCAATTTCGGATAGTACTATCTCATGGATCCTGGCATATGATCATTATGTGAGTGCGGTCGACTGGTTGTAGTTAAGCCATTCAATTCAGTTGATCGAATATTACAGGCGCAATTTTTTAATGCAGTTTTGATGGCATCCCATTGTGTAGCATCACACCCTCACACTAATTTTATTGACCTAATAATCTGAATAGTGGTTTTGGAAAGAGACAAAGAGTGCACTCGATATAATGGACATAGTTCCATTTCTCTTCTTGATGTGTATTTATTATGCCTGACACAGTCCCAGAAGAAGTCCTCAGTCGGTCTGACTATTTAGATCTGAAGAAACTGATTTTAGAAGAAATTGTCTGGGTTGATGAGATCAACGGCCTAATTAATGCAACAAGTTATATTGAAGCTTGTAAAATTATTGGCGTGGATTGTGAATGGAAACCTAATTACGAGAAAGGCAGCAAACCTAACAAGGTAAGTGACGTCTCAGTTCAAATTGCTGTTGGCCTCCATATTTTCTTTTTTTTAGTATAACCGTGATCTTCCTAATCTGTTGTAACCTTATGATGCAATTTTATAGCGATATCATCTAATATTCTTCAAAAAATCTCTGAATAAAGGGGGCTAATTATTTCATGTACTACCATGTTTCCTATTTACTGGCTGGTGCATTCACTTTGTCATCTGTTGTGCCAATGCGTCATAGGAAATCATCTGGGTGGTAATCATTTTCTAATGCTAACTTTTTCGGGACTACTATCTCACTGTAGTTTCCATGATATTTCAAGTTTCCCCTGCTAGAAGATTTCAATTCCAATCTGTCTGCATAGTTCAGCTCTTCCACTGACATGTTTTATCTGTATGGCCAGGTTTCTATCATTCAAATTGCGTCAGATAAGAAAGCTTTCATCTTTGATCTGATTAAATTGTACGAAGATGATCCTAAAGAATTGGACTGCTGCTTCAGGCGAATCATGTGTTCTTCTAACATACTAAAGCTGGGTACTATGTTTAATATGATCAAAATGCTCCTGTATTCCACATGTTTGTTTTCTGTGTATAAAAACACTTTCTTATTATGCATGGTAATAACTTACCTTCTGACCATTTTTGCAAACCAAAGGCTATAACCTGCAATGCGATCTGCATCAACTATCACAGTCGTATGGAGAATTGTTATGTTTCCAGTCCTATGAAATGCTACTTGATATCCAGAAGCTGTTCAAAGAGACTACTGGGGGTCTCTCTGGGTTGTCAAAGGTATTTTATGATCTTAAACTCTAAAACCCTCAGCTGATATCCAGATGATTTTGACATCTTTCTAGCGTAGAGCCTCTAACAAGCTATGTTCTTTTTGTATTTGAAAATACCACCAGAAAATATTAGGAGCTGGTTTGAACAAGACACGACGGAATAGCAACTGGGAGCAGCGTCCTCTCACCCAGAATCAGGTCTGTTATTCACCTTTTTTTATTTTCCTTCAAAGCAGTCATGTGGAATTGTTAATCCTTATTAGCTGGTGACCCATTTATGTGTGTAGGATTTATTCCTAATAATTTGGACATTCTCAAGTTTTAGAGTCCTCTCAGAGCTTTGCTACTTTGTTTTGTCAAATGTGGCATCCCTATAGGATGAGTTGACCCAGATGGCCATCTTGTTTAGGTTAGACTAATATATATCTTAAATTGGTAATGTGGTAAACTGTATAATCATGAGTATATATGCTCTCTGTAACTTCCACTGTATTTACATGTAGAATATACTACATAATAAGGGAAAAACCCGAGTACACACTCAAGGTGAGCACCTATTTTTTTTTTTAAAGGAGAGTAAAATTGCGCATTTAATTGTCAGTTCGTAGGATCTGAAGGCTAATATGATAGTTTGTGATATAAGTTACAAAAGTTTTTTCGGGGAAATATGAGCTACTTGGTGCTTATGTACAAGCAAAGTTTTCGGCTAGAAACGCGAGTTTAAACTAGGTCGAATATGCTTTACCTTGCTTATCAAGGATGTGAAGTGACACCACTAATATAGATATCTTAATGCCTTCTTTTGCAGAAAGAGTATGCTGCTCTTGATGCCGTGGTCCTTGTTCATATATTCCATCATGTCAGGGGGCAACCTCAGTTTGGTGTAAACGAGGGACGCCAAGCGGAGTGGAAGTCTCACATCGTAAGTTCTCACTCCAACCCTCAAGGGACTGGAAAATTGACTTAACTATATGCTAATCTCAGGCATAATGTGATACAGTTGCCTTTCACAGGTTTCCCGGGTAAATCGTGCACGTAGCCCATTGCGGTTCTAAAACTACTGGGTTGCGAAAGGTGACTGTTGGGAATGAAGTACTTCTGAGTTCTGGCAGCTATAAACAAACACCTGCTGGTTAGCTTCATCTTCTAAGAAACCTATCTATTGGTAGGATTCCGAGTTTTGTTGCACCCTAGCTGATCTCAGTGGCTGTTGCTATGACTTGGTAGTAATTCCCCTTGTAAATATTGCAACGGTTGGAGTTGGGCGGTCTCTTGTCTGTTGCATTCCAGTTAACACAATTGCTGCCATTTGAAGCTTGAATCTTTTaggggttcttcttttgttgggaGGAGAGCATTTTGTTGGTGCCTTAGTGGTTAGTACAGTATGAAATAGTGAAATTATATAGGTTAGTGATGTTCCTTTTAGTAGGGAAAACTATAGTTTAGTGATGGGTTAGTGTCTTGTTGATAATCCCCATTTGCACGGACACACCCAGTCCACGTCAAATTAGGCCCAAACAAGGCCCACGGGGGTGTGCGTAAGAGGGGCCCATATGGCGGATCGAATAATAATCCAAATAAAGAAGGAAATGACTCAAATGAGGCACTACAACACTTAGGGCCGAAGTTTTCAATGGTCATCTCAAGAAAAAACGTTGAGAACTTATTTTGCTTGAGATGGGCATTGAAACCTTAAATGGAATGTGTTGGTTATGCACAATATTGGCAAGGGAGGATAGGTTCGAGGAGTGTATGCCGTGGGGCGAGTTGGTTAGATTGACCGGCGTCAGTTGGGATGTAGTAGTAGGCTAATATTGTGGCATTCTTAATGAGGTTTTCTTCAAAAACTCAGACCAGGTTAATAAACAAAACTTGAAATTATAAACCATTAAACTATAGAAACAGGGAACACACCAAGAATTTTGTTATTCCATATATACAAGCAAGAtcgttttttttcttctttcttttcagtTCGCAAGTCAAGAGTTGCAGCAACTAGAAATACAACGGGCATGAAGGACGTCTTCACTTTACACTGACTTTACCTGCCCGGTACCTAAGCACTGCTTTACATCTGAATTTTATATCACATGACAAGGATCTCAGCTTGTAAAGGCAAAACTGCCAATTACGCGAGACGGAGACAGAAAATTTCTGGGTTATTTTCCTATCTGCATTGTTGTCTTTCACGATGGCGTGGCACTACAAAAACCATCAGAAAAAAAGATGATCATGACAGTATTAGATAAGAAAGGCCATCAGTCTTTTTTTTTTTCAGCTTTCGTTCCCAGAATATAACCCTGTTGCTTTCACTTTCCATTCCCCTCTTCGCATTCAAGAATCATTTCTAGTTGCCTGTTGCACTCTTCCTTGCAAGGATTCGATGTTATCTATATATGAATGGTAGCGCCTGGGGAGCAGGGTATCTATCAAGCTATGATACACTGAATATTAAGACACTGATATTATAGGTCAACCCTCGGTTCTTTCAACAGCACGGATATTCATTTCAGGATGGTTCGTTTTCAGGATCAAAAGTGGGCACTTCTTTCGTTTCATGAATGTTTGATGTAAGTAAAACATTCTTTTGTTTCCCTGGCAGTTCTTTGAGAACACCTGTTTAttcaaacgcataaaaatgattggTGAATCATGTATGGTCACCATAACAGCTCAAATTCAAACAGTCAAACATAGACACATACACCGTTCGCCCCAGGGAAGCAAATGAAGTGATCATCACTTAAAGCTAAGTTTAGTTATATCAATATACTTTATTTTGTAATTGGACTAATGAATCCTCAGTTTCCTTTCGAACAATTTTCTAAACGATGTAACTATTGTTGGCAATCAATGTATATCTGCAtcctcaaaaagaaaaaaaaaactgtccATTAGCTCTGCCTTGAAACGCAACGAGTCATACACTCATACTTTTATTAgtgactagtacaaatgcccgtgcgttgctacgggtcctcaaattttatttctcaatgcacaaatataattcacaactcactataaaaattcaaaactatTGTCAAATACCATTGTTTGAGAGTTTGAGTATCTACTATTGTCAAATACCATGCCATGTACTCTTTACTTTCACAATGATACAACATGAAAGACGATGCAAAACCTGGAAGGTGATCTACAATGTAAACTGGAAAATAACTCATAGTGAAGGTATAATACATGTTAGATGATAATATTGAGTTACCTTAAATAGTGGTAGTAGAATTACAATCAGTTTATTTTCAGGCTAGAGCATCAACGAACACATCAATATCATCATGTCACTCTTTAAGAAAATGTTCATCTTTTCACCTTTCCAACAAGCCCCTCAACTTCACCTCTTTCACCATTGCGTTGTTGTAGTCACCTCACTAACAATGCCAACAATGTATTTCATAGTCATCTCATCCAACGTGTCACTCCAATAGACTCAAAGAGATTGAACAATCATTATGCTACTCTGAGTGCAACTCATAAGAATGCAATGTCAATATAATGCCCTGCTTTATTTACATTCAAAAATGGCGTGTAGCTATATTAGACAtttaaaaatcgtacaaaaaaaATACAAATTTTATATTCGACTAAGATTATTGCTTGGTAGGTCCGGTAAGTCGACGGCTCATCTGGTTGTGGTGAAGATCCTgcaaaagcatgagaaaaataaaCCTATATTCTCTCAACCCGCTTTGCTTCCCAACAAGTAGTACCACACACAAGTTCAAATAATCATGAATCCTCTGTGCTCTTTCATGCAACAAACACAAGCAATCAAAATAGCATCATAGGATAATTAATAGAGCTTCTACAACGAGAACATGTACAAGAATTGGCACGTGCTGCTGCTCTAGTAACGTGATCCGCTGAGTGGGACTCACGTGAACGTCGGGTACGTTTTAATCTGATGCATACATCATGCAGGCATTGATCGATCGATTGACCGAATTAAGAATCGCATCACAGCCAAAAGAAATCATCCACCGCCCTTTGGCGTATTCTAGCGCATTCTAGCGTGTACTCAGGTGAGGGCAATTCCACGGCCGCCACCGCGTGTATGCATTCCCGTGAACGTCGGGTAAGTTTTCATCTGATGCATACATCATGCAGACATTGATCGATCAATCGACCGAATTAAGAATCGCATGGTGCACACAGCCGGACAGCCCAAAGACATGTATGCACGCACGATGTGCACCTTTGCATCTCACACATGCTGCTGCAATACTACATGATCTATTTTTGGTTCCGTTGACGAATCTATCCTTGATGGTCGATGGCTTATGTTGTAGAGGAGCTAGACTTGTAGCTGCGTACGTGTGGATTGGAGCAAGGCAGCAAGCCCTGGCCGGCCGGCCGGCATTGGTACGATCTAGGCCAGCATGCTCTTTTTATATAAAAGAGTTTTGGctcttttttttagataaaagtccAAACCAGCAGGCTCTTTTCGTTGCCCTAATCGTATTTCTCTGCAGATGAATCTAATACGGTGTAATTAATAcataatatttttttattttgtagATGAATCTATTATGCACGGTCGATGGCTTGATGCAGGAGAGGAGGATGTGTTCCTTTCTTTCGTGTGAAAAGGGATGCCGTCGGCTGCCGTCTGATGGGCTGCCGAGCGGTGAAACTTCAGCAAACTGGTGTTGCAGCTGTTCACCTCCTCGACATCGATTGGAGAATAAGAAAAAGTAGCACAGCATACTTCTCTTGGCAAGAAAGTAAGTGGATTTGGCTATTTAGGATAATCTACAATTCTACATGAAACCATGTCTCCTACCTGATTTTTGTTTACCAATTATATACGAGCATCACCCAACAACATCCTAGAATTGGTATAATTGCAGGAGTTAGTCATGAAATGCATTTTTACTAACCTGTTGCTGAAATGGCTGAGGAGTTTGCTGTCCCTGCCCAGACCCAGCACCAGAGCGCCTCATACCTGCGCGCGGACCCTGAGGCCTTGTTGGACAACTGGAACAAAGTAATTTGGCATATGGGCACCACCAGGCCTCATGCCTGGAACAAGCTGTTGCTGGAAACCGTATCCCGGCTACATGAGAGTACACATGGGATCAATATCCAGCGGTCATAGTTTTCATTCAAGTTCATCCAGGTAAATTAAGCACCGCTAGAAAGCATGTATATAACATAATGAACAGAATGACTACAATTTCGAGTGAAATGTCAAATGAACAAGACCAGCCAAAAAGGTGTTCAATGTGACCATCCCAGTCCAGAAGAGCTAATGCAATAATGTTGGCAGGTGAAGAGTACTACATTGCCAGATTTAATTGAACTCGAGACTCCAGAGTACCTTCCCAACCGAACACACATGGAATTAAGAATAAATTTGATACTGAACACTGATATTCTTTCACTCATATCGAAGTGATAAACCATTACTCCCGACTGAACACATGGCATTAAGAATAAATTTGGTACTGAACACTTCATATTGTTCTCCTCAAATAAAAGTGTGTAAATAGAGATCTCCTCAAATACTGCCAAAGAATATATCTATTTACACACACACAGCATTGCCAAAATCCTGTGACATGTATGATAAAATAGTACAATTCATATTGTACAACCTAGTGCTAACTTATAATATAGTTAAAGCAGCCTTGTCCAAATCTCAAGAAATTTCATCAAAAGCAGGAGCCATGATCAATTAAGTATTACATGAAACAATATTAAACCCATAATTTAAATTGATGTGTAAACTATGGAAGTGCCCATCCTCTATTCCTCCAAACATGAACAAAGAAGTTTTGCTGAGCACCACGATTAAAATACAAAAGCTTAAGTTCATAATAAGAATTATAATAAGATCAAGCCATGTAGGATAAAGTTCATCGTGCTAGAAAATATTGAATCATGTCAGATAGAATTGCAATATCCTTGCAACATTTCCATACCTGCATTTCTCCCGCTTTGCAGCATGTTGTAGCCTGTAGGAGGTATATGTTTGAATGTGAGAAAGGACTCCATTTTTTGATTTGATCCGTTAAGTATACTGCCTGCCAAATATCTCCCATCCGAGCCCACCTAGAGAAAATACCAATGATTAGACAACCTCTAAACAACGAATAATCATGAGAAAATTTATGCAAGTGCAAAACTACATGCAATGCTCCTATTAACTCTACCTCCGCCACCGAGCGCCGTCATCTGACTCTTATATTCTTTTGAGATGTGTACTCTCCCCAATGTGAATAACGTCCATGCGATCCCTTGCACACATGATATTACTGAACAACAAAAGCAGATCAAGAATTAGAGGTTCTGCAAGAAAGCTTTCCATATTGCAATGAACATGGGAAGAACATGAAAGAAAAATTTGTATTTTTTGACCACGCCTGCTATGCAAGAATAATCTCTGATTAGACCACAAGCAGCTACCATATCATCACTGTACACCCTATTCTAAACCAAATATATATCATGCCAAAATTCATACATGGAAATCGATGTACTAAAACTACATTGTGCATATACATAGGGCATGGAGATACAGAGGAGAATAACCATGTATGAGCATCAAAGATTACCTTGCACCTTAAAGGAGAATAAGAATGTATGAGAGCATCCAAAATTATCCTTTGGAGCTTCCATCTACTCAACACAAAATAGCATATCGCGTTGATCCAAAATCCTTGTTGAGTTCCTATCAGGCTCACCTGCAACCAAGGGGGTAGAGGGCCGCAGAGCAGGATAGATCAAGGACAGGATAGAGCAAGGACAGAGCAGGATAGAGCAGGGCAGAGGGACGACAAAGCGGGTGTTGGGAGAAGTTAATGTAGAAGGCGAATGCTACACCCTTGTTGATTCCGTCAGCTGCATAATCTCAGGGCTCCTCGTTAGCTGGAAACATCACTGCATCCAATGGAGATTATTTGCTAGAAAGTTAAGTATTGGACAACAAAAAAATTTAATTTTTGTACGAACATGTTAGCATTTCAGTTCATGGATGTCAGACAATAGCAACCGTTTACAACAAAGAGATATTATGAATGACGAGTCCACAGGTTGCCGTCCGGTGATGAGCTCCGTGCGAAAGGAGAACACGTCCGATTAATTTCTCCATCAACTTCCCTATCGATGCGTGCTCCGGCGACAAGTACCTATATTCAGCACAAATTCAGAGTTTACACTCGTGTAAGTTCCCCGTTTTCTTTCCTCTTGCTGAGATGAATGTTCATGCAACAAGCCCATTTCAGAAGACAAATCATTGATTCTCATGTAGCAAGCACTTCAGTGATTACACCAAAACATCAAATATTCAATTGAAAGGGTAAACACAATTCAGATCTCAGGCCAAACAAAAATATAAATTGAAGTAGAACTTTTAGTTTTTTTAGAATATATCGACTTAAGTAGCTCTGGCTGATACAAATTATTCCTAGCACAAAGTGGAAGTAAACTGCAGGTATGAAACAACAAACAAAACAACATTGAGCAAATACACCCTATGTATGAATAAATAAACCACAGTACTCATTTCTTTTCCCAAATTGGTGTCTCTAACTCTATAAAACTGAGCAAGATCAAAATGCAAAATGCTATGTCACACAACAAAGGGCTCTTGCACTTCCACAGTTGAAAAAATTGTGTGTCCAAAATCATAGTATaaatcaaaattttcagactcaGCTGCGCAAGGGTTGGCCCAGTTATACACTTATACTAATTCAAAACAATGGGACATCCTGGAAAAAGCAAACATTGTGAAGCGAAGGAGGAACAGATCGAGGAATGGTGTTACCGGGTGATACATGACCCCGTCAGCTTTAGTTGACCAGTGGTGGCGAGCTGGGGAGGTACATGCTCTGAACCATGAAACCTGAATTGTATAAACAAAAAATGAGAGCGCTACAAAAGCTTAACTAACCATATATTCACTGCATCAATGTGGCCGATATAGTAAGGTGCTTGTAGGTGTTGTGCTTGAGTGATAGCTCTATACATCTAGACAATATACCAAGATAGCTAGCTAGCTTGTATGTGCGTGAGTGCTAGTGACATCAATCTAGCAGGCTAGCTTGTACGTGCAAGTTTCACAAGACAAGAATGAATATATCTCTCCCTTTGTGAAGAAAAATACTGTAGATTTTCTCCATTGTCTTTCTTACTATCTCATGAATTATGAAAACTCTTCCACCACAATATACAGTATTAGGAAAATGCCAGTAGATTTGGGACTGCCTACCTTGGCACCCGCCCGTATCTTGACATGTTCTCAGTTCCGTGAGGAGACTGAGCGCGAGGGATACAACGGTGCACACGGCAGCGGCATGGAAGATGCTGCGGGATACTGCGCATGGATGAATCCTGGTCAAGACGCCCACGAGGATGCCTGCTACATCGCGGCCTGGATTCAGACCGACGAGGTGTAGGCGGGTCTCTGGCTTGAGGAGGCCGGCGGAGGGAGCGGCAGTGAGGGGCTGGAGTCGCATCGCTGATCCTAGGCCGCAGCGGAGGGATCGTCATCCGGCGAGCTCGAGCTCCGCTTGATGGGCCAAAGACGAGCAGGGGATGGCCGCGGGCTAGCCCTGCTCCATGGGATGATGGATGCGGGGTGAGACGGGGATCGACTTGGCAACGATCGGCTGGCCAGGGGCGTGCGGAGGCCGGAGGCCGAAGCAGCCAGGTCCAggtgcagcggcggcggaggatgTGTGGGAGGAACCCTACTCTTCTGTTTCTGTCGCGAGGGAAGGATGACGAGCTCCGGGGCGAAGGTTTCGGGTGCTGGGTTCAGGTTCCATCACGAGTTCATGGCCTGGTAGCTGGGCTTCGGCCCAGTTGAGCCCGTGCGGAACGACGAAGCGAACGACAGAAGGACGACGAAAATAAGGGGAGAAGGGGGAACACGTtccttctttttaagtagtagagaaaaCTGACTCTGAGGCAAAAACCACAAGTCCATATATTAACCCATCATTAACTACTGTATTAAAATGCTAAAATATCGAATCACATAACTGACTACAGGCCAAAGAGTATAAAAGGACACCCGCCACGTTG
This Lolium perenne isolate Kyuss_39 chromosome 1, Kyuss_2.0, whole genome shotgun sequence DNA region includes the following protein-coding sequences:
- the LOC127311392 gene encoding uncharacterized protein isoform X2 — encoded protein: MGRLKGGTQEGSEWKPKNKHRSICLHSFSDLSHVSAATFMYLLKDCYLYGTHKATPKFRVLHQQVKGALNNGPQPGPFTYIVQCMYIIPLLGQSHAEGFSHMLISSLRHLKSVESVQKDFIDAKCLAAQLVLDILASVVPHEERILVKLLETFDIELKDMAHALCGSELGDEDLTKTREHLKQYVQSFMKSESYVTAVALMTRFNIQCCDESFLIKLIGSNQLKAAEEWAAFMGKEMIILIIQKYLDIKMLKSANELVKQYDLTEEFPDVNYLYKESSLKKLAEKGCWEVAEVRAKKETKLMEYLVYLAMEAGYMEKVDELCERYSLEGYVNSLVPEEVLSRSDYLDLKKLILEEIVWVDEINGLINATSYIEACKIIGVDCEWKPNYEKGSKPNKVSIIQIASDKKAFIFDLIKLYEDDPKELDCCFRRIMCSSNILKLAKGYNLQCDLHQLSQSYGELLCFQSYEMLLDIQKLFKETTGGLSGLSKKILGAGLNKTRRNSNWEQRPLTQNQKEYAALDAVVLVHIFHHVRGQPQFGVNEGRQAEWKSHILPFTGFPGKSCT
- the LOC127311392 gene encoding uncharacterized protein isoform X3: MGRLKGGTQEGSEWKPKNKHRSICLHSFSDLSHVSAATFMYLLKDCYLYGTHKATPKFRVLHQQVKGALNNGPQPGPFTYIVQCMYIIPLLGQSHAEGFSHMLISSLRHLKSVESVQKDFIDAKCLAAQLVLDILASVVPHEERILVKLLETFDIELKDMAHALCGSELGDEDLTKTREHLKQYVQSFMKSESYVTAVALMTRFNIQCCDESFLIKLIGSNQLKAAEEWAAFMGKEMIILIIQKYLDIKMLKSANELVKQYDLTEEFPDVNYLYKESSLKKLAEKGCWEVAEVRAKKETKLMEYLVYLAMEAGYMEKVDELCERYSLEGYVNSLVPEEVLSRSDYLDLKKLILEEIVWVDEINGLINATSYIEACKIIGVDCEWKPNYEKGSKPNKVSIIQIASDKKAFIFDLIKLYEDDPKELDCCFRRIMCSSNILKLGYNLQCDLHQLSQSYGELLCFQSYEMLLDIQKLFKETTGGLSGLSKKILGAGLNKTRRNSNWEQRPLTQNQKEYAALDAVVLVHIFHHVRGQPQFGVNEGRQAEWKSHIVSRVNRARSPLRF
- the LOC127311392 gene encoding uncharacterized protein isoform X1, whose amino-acid sequence is MGRLKGGTQEGSEWKPKNKHRSICLHSFSDLSHVSAATFMYLLKDCYLYGTHKATPKFRVLHQQVKGALNNGPQPGPFTYIVQCMYIIPLLGQSHAEGFSHMLISSLRHLKSVESVQKDFIDAKCLAAQLVLDILASVVPHEERILVKLLETFDIELKDMAHALCGSELGDEDLTKTREHLKQYVQSFMKSESYVTAVALMTRFNIQCCDESFLIKLIGSNQLKAAEEWAAFMGKEMIILIIQKYLDIKMLKSANELVKQYDLTEEFPDVNYLYKESSLKKLAEKGCWEVAEVRAKKETKLMEYLVYLAMEAGYMEKVDELCERYSLEGYVNSLVPEEVLSRSDYLDLKKLILEEIVWVDEINGLINATSYIEACKIIGVDCEWKPNYEKGSKPNKVSIIQIASDKKAFIFDLIKLYEDDPKELDCCFRRIMCSSNILKLAKGYNLQCDLHQLSQSYGELLCFQSYEMLLDIQKLFKETTGGLSGLSKKILGAGLNKTRRNSNWEQRPLTQNQKEYAALDAVVLVHIFHHVRGQPQFGVNEGRQAEWKSHIVSRVNRARSPLRF